A genome region from Pseudomonas sp. N3-W includes the following:
- a CDS encoding acyl-CoA dehydrogenase codes for MDLQTFLQREPADYADTAALGRCLRALVEAGLDQLPLPGSGQTLERLRRLAEVAGHDLGLCKLYEGHTDALAILQQLGGSSASGSTWGMWAAEPPQARVRVSTQGSRVVLDGLKAWCSGASVVSHGLLTAWDEQDRQQLVAVAMDQPGVKVTGNGWQAVGMGATGSVEVLFERAEADAIGQPGDYLQRPGFWQGGIGIAACWYGAAQSIAERLSKHCAQHEEPHALAHLGAVDSALQAAAQVLRASARSIDAHPTDNAELLARRARAVVEHSAEQVILHVGHALGAGPYCKDRPFARLLADLPVFLRQSHAERDLAALGQKVASGAWTL; via the coding sequence ATGGACCTGCAGACTTTTCTTCAACGTGAGCCCGCCGACTACGCCGACACCGCAGCGTTAGGACGCTGCCTGCGGGCGCTGGTGGAAGCCGGGCTCGACCAGTTGCCGTTGCCTGGCAGTGGCCAGACGCTGGAGCGTTTGCGGCGCCTGGCCGAGGTGGCCGGGCATGATCTGGGGCTGTGCAAATTGTACGAAGGTCATACCGACGCGCTGGCGATTCTCCAGCAACTCGGTGGTTCGTCAGCCTCCGGCAGCACCTGGGGCATGTGGGCCGCTGAACCGCCCCAGGCGCGGGTGCGCGTGAGCACGCAGGGCTCGCGGGTAGTGCTCGACGGGCTCAAGGCCTGGTGCTCGGGCGCGTCAGTCGTGAGCCACGGTTTGCTGACCGCCTGGGATGAGCAGGACCGTCAGCAACTGGTGGCAGTGGCGATGGATCAGCCGGGCGTCAAGGTGACGGGCAATGGCTGGCAAGCCGTGGGCATGGGCGCCACTGGCAGCGTCGAAGTGCTGTTTGAACGCGCCGAGGCTGACGCCATTGGCCAACCCGGCGATTACCTGCAACGTCCCGGTTTCTGGCAAGGCGGGATTGGCATTGCGGCGTGCTGGTATGGCGCCGCGCAGAGTATCGCCGAGCGCTTGAGCAAACACTGCGCCCAGCACGAAGAGCCCCATGCGCTCGCCCACCTCGGTGCGGTCGATAGCGCCTTGCAGGCCGCCGCCCAAGTGTTGCGGGCCAGCGCCCGGAGTATCGATGCCCACCCGACAGACAATGCCGAGCTGTTGGCCCGGCGCGCACGTGCGGTGGTCGAACACAGCGCCGAACAGGTGATCCTGCATGTCGGCCATGCTCTCGGTGCCGGCCCTTATTGCAAGGACCGCCCGTTCGCCCGCCTGCTCGCCGACCTGCCGGTGTTTCTGCGCCAAAGCCATGCCGAGCGGGATCTCGCGGCCCTCGGACAAAAAGTCGCCAGCGGAGCATGGACGTTATGA
- a CDS encoding PIG-L deacetylase family protein produces MKTNPIVGQGTPLHQWQTSSHLANMAAIDILSLVPEGARAVVIAPHPDDEVLGCGGFLQVLADAGRPLQLISVTDGSASHPGSERWPVERLSAVRPQESAEALRRLGLPLHSLKWLRGGFADSQVAAREAELSAFIERHLRLGDVVFTTWREDGHCDHEAVGRASAEAARRVGATLHELPVWTWHWATPEDSLVPWERARKILLSPTQVARKRHAIHAFASQLEGDPHIGLPPVLAPYVIERLLQPFEVVFL; encoded by the coding sequence ATGAAAACCAACCCCATCGTCGGCCAGGGCACGCCCCTGCACCAGTGGCAAACCTCCAGCCACTTGGCGAACATGGCTGCAATCGACATCCTCAGCCTGGTGCCCGAAGGCGCCCGCGCCGTGGTCATCGCGCCGCACCCGGACGATGAAGTGCTGGGCTGCGGCGGCTTCCTGCAAGTGCTCGCTGACGCTGGCCGGCCGCTGCAACTGATCTCGGTCACCGACGGCAGCGCCAGCCATCCCGGCTCCGAACGCTGGCCGGTGGAGCGCCTGAGCGCGGTCCGACCGCAAGAGTCTGCCGAAGCACTGCGCCGTCTCGGCCTGCCATTGCACAGCCTGAAATGGCTGCGCGGCGGTTTCGCCGACAGCCAGGTCGCGGCGCGTGAAGCAGAGCTGAGTGCCTTTATCGAACGCCACCTTCGCCTCGGCGACGTGGTCTTCACCACCTGGCGTGAAGACGGCCATTGCGATCACGAAGCCGTGGGCCGCGCCAGTGCCGAGGCCGCCCGGCGTGTGGGCGCGACCCTGCATGAATTGCCGGTCTGGACCTGGCACTGGGCAACCCCCGAGGACAGTCTGGTGCCTTGGGAGCGCGCCCGAAAAATCCTCTTGAGCCCGACCCAGGTAGCCCGCAAGCGCCATGCCATTCACGCGTTCGCCAGCCAGTTGGAAGGCGATCCGCACATCGGCCTGCCACCGGTGCTGGCGCCCTACGTCATCGAGCGTTTACTGCAACCCTTCGAAGTGGTGTTTTTATGA
- a CDS encoding nodulation S family protein — protein sequence MSVEDRYFDGLFCGNDDPWAFRQRWYEQRKRAITLAALPRPHYRAIFEPGCANGELAAELASRCDRLLCCDTAAAAVALARTRLSLFDHAEVRQSRLPQDWPPEKFDLIVLSELCYYLDADDLKQLIGHALQSLTADGQLLACHWRPSIEGCPLNARQVHDLLHEQLHLPRLVLHQEADFLLELWSREPRSVAALEGLR from the coding sequence ATGAGCGTCGAGGATCGTTACTTCGACGGTCTGTTTTGCGGCAACGATGATCCCTGGGCGTTTCGCCAACGCTGGTACGAGCAGCGCAAACGGGCGATCACGCTGGCCGCACTGCCCCGCCCGCACTACCGGGCGATCTTCGAACCCGGCTGCGCCAATGGCGAATTGGCCGCCGAACTGGCGAGCCGCTGTGATCGCCTGCTGTGTTGCGACACCGCCGCCGCAGCCGTGGCGCTCGCCCGCACACGGCTCAGCCTGTTCGATCACGCCGAAGTCCGGCAAAGCCGTTTGCCACAGGACTGGCCGCCTGAAAAATTCGACCTGATCGTGCTCAGTGAACTCTGTTACTACCTGGACGCCGATGACCTCAAGCAACTGATCGGGCACGCGCTGCAATCGCTGACCGCCGACGGTCAATTGCTCGCCTGTCATTGGCGCCCGTCTATCGAGGGTTGCCCGCTCAATGCCCGGCAAGTGCACGACCTGCTGCATGAACAGCTGCACCTGCCGCGTCTGGTATTGCATCAGGAAGCGGATTTCCTGCTGGAACTCTGGAGCCGCGAACCGCGCTCCGTCGCGGCACTGGAGGGGTTGCGATAA